GGATGAACCGGCTCCCCGCAATATTGCGGAGAGCCGGTCCGAAAGCTCAGGCGTCCGCCAGCTCTTCCTGAAGTGCTGCAAGGATCGCCGCGTTGAATGCCGGAATGTCGTCCGGCTTGCGGCTGGTGATGAACTGGCCGTCGCGCACGACTTCCTCGTCCACCACATCTGCCCCGGCATTCGCGAGATCGGTCCGCAGCGACGGCCAACTCGTCATGCGCTTTCCGTCCACCACATCGGCCTCGATCAACAACCACGGTGCATGGCAAATGGCGGCAATCAGCTTTTCGTCATCGGCGAATTCCTCGATGATCTCGATCGCCCGGTCTTCCATTCGCAGCGTATCGGGATTGGCGACGCCGCCCGGCAGCAGCAGCGCGGTGTAATCCTCGGTGTCGACGTCATCGAGCACCATGTCGGGCGTGATCGTGTCGCCCTTCACGTCATGCTGCATCCCCTGGATCGGGTCGGTCTTGATCGAGGCGAGCGTCACCTTGACACCGGCATCGAGCAGCGCCTGACGCGGCTTGAACAGTTCGTCCTGCTCGAAACCATCGGTCGCGAGGATCAGGACGTGCGCATTGGAAAGATCGGCCATTGGGGGGTCTCCGGCTTGGGGTAAAGCGGTTGGGGTTCACGCCGCTCAACCGATGAGCCGCCCCGGTCGTTCCGGAACGATGCGACGGCCCGTGCATTCTCATCGGCCATGGCCAAGATCACGTATCACGATGACAGCGCACCCGGCATCACGCGCAAGAAGATGCGCCACGGCTGGGGTTATTTCGATGCGAGCGGCGCGCGTATCGCAGACCGTGACGAGATCGACCGGCTGAACGCGATCGGCCTGCCCCCCGCCTATCGTGACGCATGGTTCTGCCCCAAACCGCATGGCCATATTCAGGCGGTCGGCTGGGATGCGAAAGGCCGCAAGCAATATCGCTATCACACCGGTTTTCGCGAAACACAGGAAGCCGCAAAATATGAGGGCTGTGCGAGCTTCGGCCAAAGCCTGCCCAAATTGCGCGCGCGGATCGATGCCGACATGGCGCTCCCCGGCGTCAGCCGCGAGAAGGCGGTCGCGGCGGTCGTTCGCTTGCTCGATCTCGGGCATATCCGCGTCGGGAACGAAGGCTATGCCAAGGCCAACAACAGTTTCGGCGCCACCACGCTGCGCAACCGCCACGTCAAGGTCGCGGGCAATGCGTTGAAACTCAAATTCCGCGCAAAATCGGGCAAAGAGCGGGTGATGACGATCACCGACAAGACGCTCAGTCGCTTTGTAAAGAAATGTCAGGATCTGCCCGGCCAGCACCTCTTCCAATGGCTCGACAGCGAAGGCGAGCCGCACCCGGTGTCCTCCTCCGACGTCAACGAATATATCCGGGAGGCGACCGGCGGCGATTTCACCGCGAAACATTTCCGCACCTGGGCAGCAAGCGTGATGGCGTTCGAAACGCTGGCGAGCGCGAAAGCCGATATCGGCCTGAAAACCCTGTTGCTGCCGGTGTCCGAGGCGCTCGGCAATACGCCCGCCATCGCGCGTAAATCCTACGTTCACCCCGCCTTGTTAGCGCTGGTGAAGACGGGCCAAGCGGAATTCCGTGCCCAATTGCGCTTGCCGCGCAGCACCCACTATCTATCGCGCGCCGAACGCGGGCTTATCGCGTTCCTCGAACCCGGCGCGCCAGCGGCGGTACGCCACGTCGCCTGAAAGTTATGACATGACGACCAGTAACACCAGCACTGCCATCCTGCCGCCGATCAAGGTCCAGGATGTCGATCAGCAATTGCGCGGCCTCGTCGGCGTGACCTATCAATGGGTCGGCACGCACTGGCTTCAAATCCTCATCGCGATCGGCGTGGCGAGCGTGATCGTGATCGCGCTCCATGCGATCCGTCGCTTTGCGCGGGGATATTGCGCACGGCAGACCGGCGGTCGCGTGCGCTGGGGGTCGGTGGCCGCACGTGCGGTGGTGCAGACCGGCAACGTCTTCATGGTCGTCGCCGCGGCCAAGATCGTCTCCGCCGCAAATTTCGCCGGCACCCCGGTCGAGGTGCGCGGCACGATCGATTTCCTGTGGATTCTCGCCGCCGGCTATCAGGCGGCAGTCTGGGCGCGTGAAATCATCATCGGGACGATCGAACATCGCACCGCTGGCGAACATTATGCCGGGGAGGCGATCGGCAGCGCGATGGGCATCATCCGCCTGCTCGTCGGCTTCGCGGTGTTCGCGATTGCCGGAATCGTCATCCTCGACAATCTCGGCGTCAACGTCACCGGTCTGGTGGCGGGTCTCGGCGTCGGCGGCATCGCGATCGGTCTGGCGGCGCAAGGCATCTTCGCCGATCTGTTCGCGGCGCTGGCGATCATCTTCGATCGCCCGTTCCGGCGCGGCGATACCATCTCCTACGACACGACCACCGGGACGGTCGAAAGCATCGGCCTGAAATCGACCCGCGTCCGGGCGGCAACCGGCGAAGAGCGGATCATCGCCAACAAGCAATTGCTGGAGAAAGAGATCCAGAACATCACGCAGCGCGATTACCGCCGCATCGTGTTCACGCTCGGCCTGGTGCAATGGACGCCAATCGAAACGATCAAGCGCTTTCCGGCGATGCTCAAGGAGGTGGTCGAGAGCTGCGACCTGAAATTCGTCCGCGCCGGCTTCATTAAATTCGGCGACAGCAGCTACGATTTCGACCTCGAATTCGATTCCGAGCATTCCGGTTTCAAGGAATTCTTCGACGCCCGCCACGCGGTCGGCGTCGCGATCATCGAGCGGATGAATATCGAGGAGATCAGCCTCGCCTATCCGACGCAAACCGCCTTCACCGCTGCGCCCGATGGCGGGCTGATCCTGCCCTATCCCGAGGCGCCCGTGCGGGCGGTGACGTCGTCGTCCGACACGGCGCGCTTGACGCCCGACCAATCGACGCTCGGCAGCGCGAGCGAGCCGGAGGGGTGAACGGAAGTAGAGTAACGATTAGTTGCTGCGCGGTATCTTTTTTACCTTGCTTCTATATCGACTAATTGCAGCAGCTCCCGCCTCTAGGACAAACATGGGAATCTGAACAGCACATCGGACCGCTTGAGCAGCAGGTCATACCGGAGCAGGGCGAGCAGCAACCGCCAGTTTCCGTTGTATCGCTTTGCACTTTTATCATGCTAGCGTTGACCGGCATCGTTGTAGCGCGACTCCAAGACGCCAATTTTTTGGCTGTGCATTTGTTTTTACCGAAACTTTGAGTTGATGCAAATTTACCTGTAAAGTTATCACTTACGGTCGCTTCAATTCGGATTTGACCACGGCCGATTCCAGGAAAGGTCGTGGATACCATATTCTCCAGAGATAAAGTTAAAACTGGCTCCGCCGCCTTAAGCCAAGCATCAGATTTTGCTAGGTAAAGTAAGTTAGATAGAGTGACAGTCTTTCGCTGTTCAGTACCGGCCATCCTTATTTGCGTTTTTAACGAGTACCCATCTTGAGTCGCTCGCATAATCGTTGCCGCACTTCCATCTTCGATTACAAATTTTGGCTTGCCGATTATCCGATCGCCTTCATAGAGATTAAGGGTCACATAGTATAACTTTCCATGCGCTTTTTCTGGAATTTGAGAAGAAGATGAGGATATCGCAAATAAAAGGGACAAAAGAATACAAAACACATAACGAAACATGGTTGTTCTCCTGCGTTTTATAGGGGTAAATCACGATGCTATATTGTTGTCAATCCCTCGTCCAAACTCAACAACGTCGCATTCCCGCCCGCACTGGTCGTATCCACAGAAACCGCGCGCTCGACCACGAAGCGGTGCAGATAATGCGGTCCGCCCGCCTTCGGCCCGGTGCCCGATAGCCCCTCGCCGCCGAACGGCTGCGACCCCACCACCGCGCCGATCATCGACCGGTTGACGTAGAGATTGCCGACGGCAGCGAGCGCCTCGGTCTCCTCGGCGGCGCGCGCGATGCGGCTGTGCAGGCCCATCGTCAGGCCGTAGCCCTTGGCATTCACCGCGCGGATCGTGTCGGCGAGTTTGCCCGCAGGCCAGGTCGCGACGTGGAGGATCGGCCCGAACCATTCCTGCGTAAGCGCATCGATCCGGTCGATCCGGATCAGCGTCGGCGGCACGAACAGGCCATCCGCCGGAGCATCGAGCGTCTTTTCGATCTTTGCGCCCGCACGGTACGCCATCAGCCGATCATACGCCGCCTGATCGATCACCGGCCCGACATCGGTCGCCGGATCAGCCGGATCGCCAAGCCGCAGCGTATCCATCGCGCCCTTCAGCATCTCGATCGTCGCCTCGGCGATCTCCTCCTGCAACAGCAGCAACCGCAACGCCGAACAGCGCTGCCCGGCCGAACGGAACGCCGAGGTGATGACGTCGGCGACGACTTGCTCGGGCAGCGCGGTCGAATCGACGATCATCGCGTTGATCCCGCCGGTCTCGGCGATCAGCGGGACGATCGGGCGGCTGTCGTCCTCCAGCAGCGAGCGCGCGATCTTCCGCGCGGTGGCGGTCGATCCGGTAAAGGCGACCCCCGCAATGCGCGGATCAGCGGTCAGCGCCGCGCCAACCTCCGGGCCGCCGGGAAGCAGAACCAATGCATCGCGCGGCACGCCCGCTTCGTGCGCCAGTTCAACCGCGCGCGCCGCAATCATCGGCGTCTGCGGCGCTGGCTTGGCAAGCACCGCATTACCCGCGACGAGGGCCGCGACGGTCTGGCCGAGGAAGATCGCCAGCGGGAAGTTCCACGGCGCGATCGTCGCCCAAACCCCGCGCCCGTCGAAGCGCAGCACGTTGCGCTCGCCGGTGGGCCCGGGGAGTTCGACCGGCTGCAACCCGTCGCGCGCTTGCTGGGCGTAATACCGACAAAAATCGACCGCCTCGCGCACTTCGCCGAGCGCATCGGGAATGGTCTTGAACGCTTCCTGCACGCAGATCGCCATCAGTTCGTCGCGATGCGCCTCCAGCAGATCGGCGAGGCGATCAAGACACGCGGCGCGGTGTTCGACCGGGGTGGCGGACCAGGCGGGGAAGGCTAGCGCTGCTCTACCGATCGCCTCTTCTGCTCCCCGGCGAAGGCCGGGGAGCAGGGTTGCAGGAGACATCGCTTGAGGCCCTGGGCTCCGGCCTTCGCCGGAGAACGAGACGGACTTTACCGTCGCCTCCAGCACCGCCCGATCCGCCAAATCCAGCCCAGCCGAATTCCGCCGCTCCGCCCCAAACAAATCCACCGGCAACGGAATGCTCGGATGCCGCGCGCCACCCACCGCAGCGATCTTCGCCACCGGGTCCGCCAGAATCTCCGCCTCGGTCAGCCGCTCATCCGCAAGCTGATGCACGAAGGAAGAATTCGCCCCATTCTCCAGCAAACGCCGCACCAGATACGCCAGCAAATCGCGATGCCCGCCGACCGGCGCATAGACCCGGCAATGATAGCCATTCTCGCGCACCAGCCGCTCGTACAGCCCGTCGCCCATGCCGTGCAGCCGCTGGAACTCGAAGTCGCGCGAATTACCCGCCCATTCCATGATCGTCGCCACAGTCAGCGCATT
Above is a genomic segment from Sphingomonas sp. HMP6 containing:
- a CDS encoding type 1 glutamine amidotransferase domain-containing protein; the encoded protein is MADLSNAHVLILATDGFEQDELFKPRQALLDAGVKVTLASIKTDPIQGMQHDVKGDTITPDMVLDDVDTEDYTALLLPGGVANPDTLRMEDRAIEIIEEFADDEKLIAAICHAPWLLIEADVVDGKRMTSWPSLRTDLANAGADVVDEEVVRDGQFITSRKPDDIPAFNAAILAALQEELADA
- a CDS encoding DNA topoisomerase IB; this translates as MAKITYHDDSAPGITRKKMRHGWGYFDASGARIADRDEIDRLNAIGLPPAYRDAWFCPKPHGHIQAVGWDAKGRKQYRYHTGFRETQEAAKYEGCASFGQSLPKLRARIDADMALPGVSREKAVAAVVRLLDLGHIRVGNEGYAKANNSFGATTLRNRHVKVAGNALKLKFRAKSGKERVMTITDKTLSRFVKKCQDLPGQHLFQWLDSEGEPHPVSSSDVNEYIREATGGDFTAKHFRTWAASVMAFETLASAKADIGLKTLLLPVSEALGNTPAIARKSYVHPALLALVKTGQAEFRAQLRLPRSTHYLSRAERGLIAFLEPGAPAAVRHVA
- the putA gene encoding bifunctional proline dehydrogenase/L-glutamate gamma-semialdehyde dehydrogenase PutA, which encodes MTPDVASNARKSMPSLHRASEPDVLKPLLERAALTPESRERTLGHAAGLLADLRAAQGKGWVNQFLQEYRLNSSEGVALLSLAEAFLRVPDPETADLLIADKLGDADWRAHTGKSNSTLVNSATWGLVVGRALVGEGEKPSSLRRLISRAGEPFVRQAVGAAMRMMGEIFVMGRTIDEAMKRMRKPEHKGFTASFDMLGEAARTEADAARYFRAYTDAVAAVGRDAAAGHSISVKLSALHPRYEVARWDECVPALTEMLEALAVQAAGLGIALTVDAEESERLEMSLDIIGTVAGLPSLKGWDGFGMAVQAYGKRARPVVAWAGELGRTMNVRLVKGAYWDSEIKRTQVEGLADYPLFTRKAATDVSYLAVARDMLDAPAIRPAFASHNALTVATIMEWAGNSRDFEFQRLHGMGDGLYERLVRENGYHCRVYAPVGGHRDLLAYLVRRLLENGANSSFVHQLADERLTEAEILADPVAKIAAVGGARHPSIPLPVDLFGAERRNSAGLDLADRAVLEATVKSVSFSGEGRSPGPQAMSPATLLPGLRRGAEEAIGRAALAFPAWSATPVEHRAACLDRLADLLEAHRDELMAICVQEAFKTIPDALGEVREAVDFCRYYAQQARDGLQPVELPGPTGERNVLRFDGRGVWATIAPWNFPLAIFLGQTVAALVAGNAVLAKPAPQTPMIAARAVELAHEAGVPRDALVLLPGGPEVGAALTADPRIAGVAFTGSTATARKIARSLLEDDSRPIVPLIAETGGINAMIVDSTALPEQVVADVITSAFRSAGQRCSALRLLLLQEEIAEATIEMLKGAMDTLRLGDPADPATDVGPVIDQAAYDRLMAYRAGAKIEKTLDAPADGLFVPPTLIRIDRIDALTQEWFGPILHVATWPAGKLADTIRAVNAKGYGLTMGLHSRIARAAEETEALAAVGNLYVNRSMIGAVVGSQPFGGEGLSGTGPKAGGPHYLHRFVVERAVSVDTTSAGGNATLLSLDEGLTTI
- a CDS encoding mechanosensitive ion channel family protein is translated as MTTSNTSTAILPPIKVQDVDQQLRGLVGVTYQWVGTHWLQILIAIGVASVIVIALHAIRRFARGYCARQTGGRVRWGSVAARAVVQTGNVFMVVAAAKIVSAANFAGTPVEVRGTIDFLWILAAGYQAAVWAREIIIGTIEHRTAGEHYAGEAIGSAMGIIRLLVGFAVFAIAGIVILDNLGVNVTGLVAGLGVGGIAIGLAAQGIFADLFAALAIIFDRPFRRGDTISYDTTTGTVESIGLKSTRVRAATGEERIIANKQLLEKEIQNITQRDYRRIVFTLGLVQWTPIETIKRFPAMLKEVVESCDLKFVRAGFIKFGDSSYDFDLEFDSEHSGFKEFFDARHAVGVAIIERMNIEEISLAYPTQTAFTAAPDGGLILPYPEAPVRAVTSSSDTARLTPDQSTLGSASEPEG